acactcactgtaatcagcccctctcccccgaaacacactgtaatcagcccctctctctctccgacacacactgtaatcagcccctctccccgacactcactgtaatcagcccctctccccgacactcactgtaatcagcccctctccccgacactcactgtaatcagcccctctccccgacacacactgtaatcagtccCTCTCCCCCGACGCACATTGTACTCAGCCCCTCTCTCCCGACactcactgtaatcagcccctctcccccgacGCAcattgtaatcagcccctctcccccgacactcactgtaatcagcccctctccccgacaCGCACTGTTATCAGACCCTCTCCCccgacacacactgtaatcagcctctctcccccgacacacactgtaatcagcctctctcccccgacacacactgtaatcagcctctctcccccgacacacactgtaatcagcccctctcccccaaccctcactgtaatcagcccctctccccgacactcactgtaatcagcccctctccccgatactcactgtaatcagcccctctccccgacactcactgtaatcagcccctctcctcgacacacactgtaatcagtccctctcccccaaccctcaaTGTAATCAGCCGCTCTCCccgacacacactgtaatcagtccctctcccccaaccctcattgtaatcagcccctctcccccgacactcactgtaatcagcccctctccctgacacacactgtaatcagcccctctcccccaaccctcactgtaatcagcccctcttccccgacacacactgtaatcagccgctctcccccaacacacactgtaatcagcctctctcccccgacacacactgtaatcagcccctctcccccaaccctcactgtaatcagcccctctccccgacactcactgtaatcagcccctctccccgacacacactgtaatcagtccctctcccccaaccctcaatgtaatcagcccctctccccgacacacactgtaatcagtccctctcccccacccctcactgtaatcagcccctctcccccgacactcactgtaatcagcccctctccccgacacacactgtaatcagcccctctccccgacacacactgtaatcagcccctctcccccaaccctcactgtaatcagtccctctcccccaaccctcactgtaatcagcccctctcccccgacactcactgtaatcagcccctctccccgacacacactgtaatcagcccctctcccccaaccctcactgtaatcagcccctcttccccgacacacactgtaatcagcctctctcccccgacacacactgtaatcagcctctctcccccgacacacactgtaatcagcccctctcccccaaccctcactgtaatcagcccctctccccgacactcactgtaatcagcccctctccccgacacacactgtaatcagtccctctcccccaaccctcactgtaatcagcccctctcccccgacactcactgtaatcagcccctctccccgacacacactgtaatcagcccctctcccccaaccctcactgtaatcagcccctcttccccgacacacactgtaatcagcccctctcccccaaccctcactgtaatcaggccctctcccctgacacacactgtaatcagcccctctccccgacactcactgtaatcagcccctctcccccaacactgtaatcagcccctctccccccgatactcactgtaatcagcccctctccccgacactcactgtaatcagcccctctccccgacactcactgtaatcagcccctctcccccaaccctcactgtaatcagcccctctcccctgacactgtaatcagcctctctccccgacacacactgtaatcagcccctctccccgacactgactgtaatcagcctctctccccgacactcactgtaatcagcccctctccccgacactcactgtaatcagcccctctcccccaacactcactgtaatcagcccctctccccgacactcactgtaatcagcccctctccccgacactcactgtaatcagtccctctcccccgacactcactgtaatcagcccctctcccccgacactgtaatcagcccctctccccccgatactcactgtaatcagcccctctcccccggcactcactgtaatcagcccctctccccgatactcactgtaatcagcccctctccccgatactcactgtaatcagcctctctcccccaacactcactgtaatcagcctctctcccccaacacacactgtaatcagcccctctcccccgacACTCACTGTAATCAGCCCTTCTTCCCCGATactcactgtaatcagcccctctcccccgacacactgtaatcagcccctctccccgatactcactgtaatcagcccctctcccccggcactcactgtaatcagcccctctccccgatactcactgtaatcagcctctctcccccaacactcactgtaatcagcctctctcccccaacacacactgtaatcagcccctgtCCCCCGACactcactgtaatcagcccctctaccCCGATactcactgtaatcagcccctctcccccggcactcactgtaatcagcccctctccccgatactcactgtaatcagcctctctcccccaacactcactgtaatcagcccctctccccaatactcactgtaatcagcccctctcccccgacACTCACTGTAATCAGTCCCTCTCCCCGACactcactgtaatcagcccctctcccccgacACTGTAATTAGCCCCTCTCCCCGACACTCACTGCAATCAACCCCTTCCCGACAcatactgtaatcagcccctctccccggcACTCACTGTAaccagcccctctccccgacacacactataatcaacccctcccccgacacatactgtaatcagcccctctccccgatACTCACTGTAATCAGCTCCTTTCCCTCCCacgcacactgtaatcagcccctctcccccacccccaacacacatgtCAGCCAGCTGGTTGAGGCCAGTAGGAAGGCACAGCAACTCTGACAGTCTAAACCCAAGCCGGATGTATGACTGCAGCTCTGCAGGCAACATTTCTAAATGGACTGAGTCATCTTGATTTATATCTGGTGGTTGGAGGGTAATGtgaactgattttgatttgatttggtttattattgtcacatgtattagtatacagtgaaaagtattgtttcttgcacgctatacagacaaagcatacagtacatagagaaggaaacaagggagtgcagaatgtagtgttacagtcacagctaggatgtagagaaaaatcaacttaatgcaaggtaggtctattcaaaagtctgatggcagcagggaagaagctgctcttgagtcggttggtacgtgagctcagacctttgtatctttttcccgaagaaaaggtggaagagagaatgtcccaggtgcatggggtccttaattatgctggctgctttgcagaggcagcaggACGTGtaaacagtcaatggatgggagggtggtttgcgtgatggattgggctatgttcacgaccttttgtagtttcttgcggtcttgggcagagcaggagccataccaaactgtgatacaatcagaaagaatgctttctatggtgcatatgtaaaagttggtgagagtggtagctgacatgccaaatttccttagtcttctgagaaagtagaggcattggtgggctttcttaactatagtgccggtatggggggaccaggacaggttgttggtgatttggacacctaaaaacctgaagctttcgaccatttctacgttgtccccattgatatagacaggggcatgttctccactacgcttcctgaagtcgatgacaatctccttcattttgttgatattcagGGAGAgatttgcaccagttcaccagattctccatctcatccctcattgttggagatccgacccactacagtggtgtcgtcagcaaacttgaaaatcgagttggaggggaatgtggccacacagtgataggtgtataacgagtatagtagggagctgagaaccagcctgtggggcaccggtgttgaggatgatcgtggaggaagtgttgttgcctatccttactgattatggtgtCAGATTGATATTGAATCAAAACATAAATTGTGTGGCTTGAGAGATAGATGGTGCaaaagggagggattcaaattcctgggacattagaACCGGTTCTGGGAGAGATGGGACCAATACAAATCGGACGGTCTGCACCTGAGCAGAACTGGAACCAATGTTCTAGGAAGAGTGtatgctagtgctgttggggagtgtttaaactaatgtggcagggagatgggaattgaccgcaggaagtcagagggaagtaagtgGGGACGGAAACAAAAGGTAgtgaggggaaaagtggaaggcagagaaaccaaagacaaaaatcaaaaagggccatagtacagagactgtggagaactcagtgaatgggtcaactaaggctaagagaaataaaacacagggagactgTACAAAACacgacaggacagatggtctgagaaagcagggcCGAGAGCAAGGGAAGcgtagattaaactgcatttatttcaatgcaagaggcctgacaggcaagacAGATGAATTCAAGGCATGGATggatacatgggactgggatattatagctattactgaaacatggctaagggacgGGTAGGACTAGCAGCtctatgttccagggtacagatgccatTGGAAAGATAGAATAGGCAgtcagagaggagggggagtcgcGATTTTGATCAGGGAGAAGATCACAGCAGtattgagaggggatatatccaagggttcgcccaatgagtctatatgggtagaactgagaaataagaagggagagatcactttcataggattgtactacaggcccccaaatagtcggcaggaaattgaggagcaaatatgtaaggagattacagatagttccaagaaaaatagggtggtaatagtaggggactttaactttcccaacattgactggaacGGCCATAGTATTAGGGacctggatggagagaaatttgttgattttgatttgatttattattttcacatgtattagcatacagaaagtattgtttcttgtgcagtatatagagcataccgttcatagagaaggaaatgagagagtgcagaatgtagtgttagtcatagctaggatgtagagaaagatcaacttaatgcaaggtcggtccattcaaaagtctgaagacagaagggaagaagctgttcttgagtcggttggtacgtgagctcagacttttgtatctttttcctgatggaagaaggtggaagagagaatgtccggggtgcatggggtccttaattatgctggctgttttgctgaggcagtgggaagtgtagacagagtcaatgggtggaaggctggtttgcgtgatggattgggctacattcacgacctttttgttgtttcaggaggaatttctcattcaatatgtggatggcctgactagagagggggcaaaacttgaccttctcttgggaaataaggaagagcaggtgacagaagtgctagtgagggatcactttgggaccagtgaccattattctattagttttaagatagtttTGGAGAATGATAAGtccggcccaaaagttaaaattcgaaATTGGGGTaaggtcaattttgatggtattagacaggaacttaaaaaagttgattgggggagtctgttggcaggcaaaaggatgtctggtaagtgggggaggctttcaaaagtgtgttaaccagggttcagggtaaacacattccttttagagtgaagggcaaggctggtagaaatagggaactctggatgacttgggatattgaggtgcTGGTCACatagaaggaggcatatgacatgcataggcagctgggatcaagtggatcctttgaagagtatagaagttggtggagtagagttaagagagaaatcaggagggtgcaaaggggacatgagattgctttggcagataatgcaaaagagaatccaaaaagCTACaaaaatacataaaggacaaaagagtaattagggagagagtagggcctcttaaggatctacAAGGTCaactatgtgtggatccacaagagatgggtgagatcctaaatgaatatttctcataggtatttactgttgagaaaggcatggatgttaggaaacttggggaaataaatagcgatgtcttaaggagtgtacatattacagagaaggagatgctggaagtcttaaagcgcatcaaggtagataaatccctgggacctgatgaaatgtatctcaGGACgtagtgggaggctagggaggaaattatggGTCCCTAGCAGAGATAATTGAATCATCGAcaatcacaggtgaggtgcctgaagattggaggatatcaaatgttgtgcctttgtttaagaagggcagcagggaaaagcctgggaactacagaccggtctgcctaacgtctgtagtgagtaagttgttAAAAGGTATTCTGACAGGATCTAtaagcatttagagaggcaagaactgattagggacagtcagcatggctttgtgagtggaaaatcatgtctcatgaatttgattgagttttttgaaggggtaaccaggaagatagatgagggcagtgcagtcgacgttgtctatatggactttagcaaggcctttgacaaccgcatggtagattgttgcataaggttaaatctctcaggattCACGGTgaggccaattggatacaaaattggcttgacgacagaagacagagggtggttgtaaagggttgtttttcaaactggaggcctgtaaacAGCAGTGTgcgtcagggatcggtgctgggtccactgttatttgtcatttatattaataatttggatgagaatttaggaggcatggttagtaagtttgcagatgacaccaagattggtggcatagtggacagtgaagaatattATCTAggcttgcaatgggatcttgttcaattgggccagtgggtcaatgaatggcagatggagtttaatttaaatatatgtgaggcaatgcattttggtagattgaatcggggcaggacctactcagttaatggtaggacattgggaagagttatagaacaaagagatctagtttCAGGGTtcatagttccctgaaagtggagtcacaggtggacagggtggtgaagaaggcattcggcatgcttggtttcattggtcaaaactttGAATAcaaagttgggacgtcttggttgaagttgtacaagacattagtaaggccatacttggaatattgtgtacagatctggtcactctattatagaaaggatattattaaattagaaagactgcagaaaagatttactaggatgctaccgggacttgatggtttgagttataaggagaggctggttagactgggacatttttccctggcgtgtgggaggcttaggggtgatcttatagaggtctataaaataatgaggggcatagataaggtagatagtcaacatcttttcccaaaggtaggagagcctaaaactagagggcacaggtttaaggtgagagtaaCAAAAGTGTCtagggggggcaattttttcactcagagggtggtgagtatctggaacgagctgccagaggcagtagtagaggcagatacaattttgtttttaaaaaagcatttagacagttacatggataagatgagtatagagggatatgggccaaatgcaggaaattgggattagcttagtggtaaaaactgggtggcatggacaagttgggccaaaggacttgtttccatgctgtaaatctctatgactctatgaaagatGACCTCCTTAAAATATTTTCTTCTCCTTCCAAGTCAGaaagaaataaatacatttttgtgcTGATGCTTTCAATGCAAAAATAATTTAAGATTATGGATAACTGGCATGTTAGATTTCACATTAGTTTTGGCGCATTGTATTAAGACTTTTTATTGTATTATAGCATGTCACAAGCAATGGTAATTTATGTTTTTGATTTTTTTAGGTTCAATTAAAAATACCATTTGGCGAAAAAGTTCTGAATGCAATCTATACTGTACCAAATGCTCCTTTCACACATGGAGTCATCCTCACGCATGGTGCAGGTGGAGATATGAACTTTCATCAGCTCGTATCCATGACAAAATTCCTTGCATCTAATGGGATCCTATGTCTTAGATTCACATGCAAAGGCCTCAACTTAGACTATAGAATTAGAGCTTACAGGGCAGTGATGGTAAGATCAAGTTACTCTGTGTGGTACTTGTTTACAACAAATTATGATATTCTGCTCCAGTGTTTTGTTGCCTCCTGTTTATCATTTCTTCTTCTTCTTTTAATATCATAGGCTCCAGTAGTTAACCGACTAATCCATATTCAAGTGTGAACCTTGACAATGAGTGTCAGCAGATTATGCAATTGTAGGAATGCATTACTACTACTCCAGTGTTGCCTTTGTACAATGTCTACATGTGCATATGTTGCAGTGGTTACTGGAAATAATCAAGAATGAAACCCTGGTTGAGTTTCCTTGCCCTAATCCAGGGGTGTTGccagccactctgtctgagatcaactAACTCAGTACAGACTGGTTATTAACTTTGGAACCTGTCCAGTTTGCAGAGTTCAGTACTCTTAGAACATTGGAGAGTTCTCTTAAATCTTTTTGAAAGTCACACTTTTTCTCAATATGAATTATTGTACATTGTAATTTGCCTTCTCAACAATAATTATTGCAGGAATATCTAAAAACATCAAAGGACTATGAAGTAAAAAGCTGGTTTCTAGGGGGTAAGCAAAAACTTTCCCTGTCAGTAACACTGTTATCATTAACAATTTCTACATTGAATAGAATGTATATAAAAAATTGATTTCTTCAAAAAATTTAATTGCCAGAATTGTAGATATGTAAGCAATCTTCATTTTCTAGGTCGATCTATGGGATCTAGAGCTGCTGCCTGCATTGTTAAGGACAGCCGCAATGAAGAGCTTGTGAAAGGTCTAATTTGTTTGTCATTTCCACTACACCCACCAAAGCAGCAAAGTAAACTTCGATCAAAGGAACTGCTTCTTGTGCACCACCCCGTCCTTCTGATTTCCGGATCAGCAGATGACATGTGTAAGAAAGTGAGTAACAGTGAAATCTTTCTGATTAATATTAGTGAGAGATATCCACCAGACTGCTGTGCATTAATTTGATGTTAATTGTTCTGTGTATGAAAACAAAGCTAGAAGAAATGGGTTTAAGATAGATTGagaggggagttgcactactggttaaggagaatatcacagctgtactgcgggaggacacctcggagggctcatacagcgaggcaatatgagtagagctcaggaataggaagggtgtagtcacaatgttcggggtttactataggccacccaactgccagccggagatggaggaacagatatgtaggcagattttggcaaggtgtaaaagtaacagggttgttgtggtgggagattttaacttcccctatattgactggaattCACTTAGagctaggggtg
The sequence above is drawn from the Mustelus asterias chromosome 10, sMusAst1.hap1.1, whole genome shotgun sequence genome and encodes:
- the tex30 gene encoding testis-expressed protein 30 isoform X1; translation: MNELKDLSLVETVQLKIPFGEKVLNAIYTVPNAPFTHGVILTHGAGGDMNFHQLVSMTKFLASNGILCLRFTCKGLNLDYRIRAYRAVMEYLKTSKDYEVKSWFLGGRSMGSRAAACIVKDSRNEELVKGLICLSFPLHPPKQQSKLRSKELLLVHHPVLLISGSADDMCKKDLLESILNQMPMAVKVHWVEGGSHGMEVKGRAKEDIMAEINTEVLSWIREILSKNKI
- the tex30 gene encoding testis-expressed protein 30 isoform X2 translates to MNFHQLVSMTKFLASNGILCLRFTCKGLNLDYRIRAYRAVMEYLKTSKDYEVKSWFLGGRSMGSRAAACIVKDSRNEELVKGLICLSFPLHPPKQQSKLRSKELLLVHHPVLLISGSADDMCKKDLLESILNQMPMAVKVHWVEGGSHGMEVKGRAKEDIMAEINTEVLSWIREILSKNKI